CCTGTTAAATCTAGTTACTACAATTCTAAATTTTACTGTTTTATCAGCGTTTCGCCTATCTGCAAGTCTGTCCAGTCTGGATAAGTATTAATTAAGTCGATCACTTCCTTAACATAGGAGTAATCCAGTTCTAATTCATCGGAGATAATCAGTAAATTCTTCTTTTTATCATATTTCCGCCGAATCATTGCTACAATTTTGGCCTCGCCTTTCACTTCGCCTTCAGTCCGCCCTTCCACTCTGCCAGCCTCGATCA
This Anaerotignum faecicola DNA region includes the following protein-coding sequences:
- a CDS encoding transposase, with amino-acid sequence LDEDAFDVITTVTNSKELELLKNEYQDERGKINMCEAILGMIEAGRVEGRTEGEVKGEAKIVAMIRRKYDKKKNLLIISDELELDYSYVKEVIDLINTYPDWTDLQIGETLIKQ